One genomic window of Parasteatoda tepidariorum isolate YZ-2023 chromosome 9, CAS_Ptep_4.0, whole genome shotgun sequence includes the following:
- the LOC107442535 gene encoding uncharacterized protein, whose amino-acid sequence MPLKEDPSCLGNSKDIALKRLRSLWNRLAKDEIYLNLYRDFLEEYEKLGHMREVTREIEPEVTYYATHHGIYRPEKSTTKLRVVFNCSSETDKGISLNDFQYNGGVIQEDLYTQMLRFRTYTYAFTADLKMMYRTILIQISVIFRESFGVKMKMNRQKYTNKNIRKVRLPLLTAR is encoded by the coding sequence ATGCCCCTAAAGGAAGATCCCTCATGTTTAGGAAACTCTAAAGATATAGCCCTCAAACGTCTCAGATCGCTGTGGAATCGCTTAGCTAAAGATgagatttatttgaatttatatcgTGATTTCTTAGAAGAGTATGAAAAACTGGGACACATGAGAGAGGTTACTAGGGAAATTGAACCAGAAGTAACATATTATGCTACACATCATGGAATTTATCGTCCAGAAAAGTCCACGACAAAACTTCGTGTTGTATTTAATTGTTCTTCAGAAACTGATAAGGGAATATCTCTTAATGATTTTCAGTATAATGGAGGAGTGATTCAGGAGGACTTATATACTCAAATGCTAAGGTTCCGCACATATACATATGCCTTTACAGCTGATCTCAAAATGATGTATCGAACTATTTTAATCCAAATCAGTGTAATCTTCAGAGAATCGTTTGGTGTGAAAATGAAGATGAACCGCCAAAAATATACGAACAAAAATATACGTAAGGTGCGCTTACCGTTACTTACGGCACGGTAA
- the LOC139426438 gene encoding uncharacterized protein: MNETLVSLITSKSRIAPIKSVTIPKLELCAAVLLSKLVKRVVSALKVTTIQELFPNQRSRHVPTDENPVDLVSRGVDPDKLLHNNLRWHGPKFLTENDYLNRTINYSEKHDEYYSELRNSPNGDFEDFPFVEIVKTKQKSTGPLTTSEYERAETFLVKKVQEQEFSFEIKSIKRSGSVPSNSKLKTLSPFSDDNDILRVGGRLGNTEFNFNKKHQAVHIELVSDLTSEAFIATLKRFTARRGKCAKLFSDNAKNFVGTNNEIKKLHEMVRKPDESLAAYLAAEGIEWKFIPPSSPNFGGLWEAAIKSFYVDDVLISENEGKINEIVEKLKEEYEMKNLGEPSYYLGINNGTIKLEYCPTKFMTADILIKPLPRPDFQKHRMKLKLQPYTDAEIKGGMEDKMIYEALFCNQEVWFLRTETLMSYDSHHM, from the exons atgaaCGAGACTTTGGTTAGTTTGATAACCAGCAAATCAAGAATTGCACCTATAAAAAGTGTAACTATCCCAAAACTTGAGTTATGTGCTGCTGTTCTTCTGTCAAAACTTGTGAAACGTGTTGTTTCTGCGTTAAA AGTGACCACAATACAAGAACTATTTCCTAATCAGCGATCGAGACATGTACCAACTGATGAAAATCCTGTAGACTTAGTTTCACGAGGTGTTGATCCTGATAAACTTCTGCATAACAACCTTCGGTGGCATGGTCCGAAGTTTCTTACAGAAAATGACTATCTAAATCGAACTATAAATTATAGTGAGAAACACGATGAGTACTATTCAGAACTGAGAAACTCCCCCAATGGAGACTTTGAGGACTTTCC GTTCGTGGAAATTGTAAAAACGAAGCAGAAATCAACGGGTCCATTAACAACAAGTGAGTATGAAAGAGCAGAAACCTTTCTGGTAAAAAAGGTTCAGGAacaagaattttcttttgaaataaaaagcattaaacgATCTGGAAGTGTACCATCAAACAGTAAGTTAAAAACTCTTAGTCCCTTTTCGGATGACAATGACATTTTAAGAGTTGGTGGTCGCTTAGGTAatacagaatttaattttaataagaagcATCAG GCTGTACATATCGAGTTAGTTTCTGATTTAACATCGGAAGCATTCATTGCCACGTTGAAAAGGTTTACGGCTCGAAGAGGAAAATGTGCAAAATTGTTTTCAGACAATGCTAAAAATTTTGTGGGAACTAACAATGAGATTAAAAAGCTGCATGAAATGGTTAGGAAACCAGACGAAAGTTTAGCTGCTTATTTGGCAGCAGAAGGGATTGAATGGAAATTCATTCCGCCCAGTTCTCCCAACTTTGGTGGCCTTTGGGAGGCAGCTATAAAATCGT TCTACGTGGATGATGTACTGATATCTGAAAATGAaggcaaaataaatgaaatagtagaaaaattaaaagaagagtatgaaatgaaaaatttgggAGAACCAAGTTATTATCTTGGAATCAac AATGGAACCATAAAGCTCGAATATTGTCCAACGAAATTCATGACAGCCGATATACTCATCAAACCTTTACCCAGGCCTGACTTTCAAAAACATAGAATGAAACTGAAGTTACAACCTTATACGGATGCAGAGATCAAGGGGGGGATGGAGGATAAAATGATCTATGAAGCTTTATTTTGCAACCAGGAAGTGTGGTTTTTGAGAACTGAAACTCTGATGTCATATGACTCTCATCACATGTAG